ATTTGTCCATTTAATGATGCCAAATTTAATTGTAGTTGACTATTAGACAGGTTGTTTGTACTACCAACAATCGTATTAGCTTGTGAATGATCAAGCGGTGTTAAACTCATTCgtgatgaattttgatgTTGCTATAgtaatttaaatgaaaaaaaataattaatttgtgTTTTTAGTTTTTGAAATCATGACTCACCTCAATTTCATTGGCACCACCTTTAATTGATTGTGCTAATGATCGTGCATCACTCATTGCATCATCTAATTGTGCATCCAATACTGGATTGAAAAGATCATCAAGATATTGATCTAATTCTGAAGTATGTGATGGTATTCCCATATGACGTATATGTGATGCTAATGATGGTGCTTCAGATGTATCGGACATTGCCGATATGCCTTTGATTGaaagattattataatcagcTGATTCTTTATAacgatttgaatttgataaaaattgttgacTTTTCGAAAGACCCGATTGCTTTTGTGAATACTTTTTATAACGTTTATGATtctctttattattatccgaACAACTTTGTGATTCAGTATCATTCaaacaagatgatgaatctgattcaaatgatgatgatgttgtggaAGAATCTGGTCGAATAACATGAGGAGATTTACCACGATGTGCTGGTAAAGGACCTGATCGATTTATTTCTATTCCATCTTTGGTTGTTTGTGATTGTCGTTGAAGATTTTTACGAGAAGATTTACCATTTTCTGAGGATGGTGAGGAATTATTATCTCTTGCagtaaaattcatcaatgaatgatgtacAGGTTGATTGTGGAATGAATCAGAATCTTCATTATCACTACCGCCAGTAAGTGAAGCTGTTTTATGTAATTTATCTCGTGAAAAGTATCGTATATTTAGATTCGAATTTGCAGCTAAACCCAATTCTTGCATAGAAATCGAACGATGTTTGAGCAATTTATCTGATTGTTTATCACCTTTTCTTGTGTATAGATTTTTACGATTATTTCGGagttcttttgattttttctgattcgATTGTGAATccgatgatttttgattagGATTCGATATGTATCGTTGATTTAGACGACTTTTTTCCGATAATTTTAATTCTTGATCCGATTGTTCTATCGATGGTTCTTCTTCAATCAAATGTGTGAATGCTGCAAATGAACAAGCATTTTTTAGATAACGTTCGTTCAGTTTACTATGGACAGCCAAACCAAAACCagtaccatcatcattatcggtaCGAACCAACGTTTCTCCAGACATGGAACGAAgcattttttgattcaattgacgTTGAACATTTGATTTCAAGAACATATGCTGCTGATGAGGCACATCTCGTTTATTTGGCAATTTATTTTCGTGATTCTGTTCAAGAATTTCTCGTACattaaatttgtttattaGATCGGGATTATGAGCTGGATTGATTGTATTTCGAATGCCATTCATTCGGGTTTGACCACTACAgccaataaaataatttatcgATGCTGGAAAACGTGGACATAATTCCATCTGTGACACCATATCcaaaacataatcatcaccattcaaTGAATAGATATCACCATAATTATCTTCAAAATCAATACTCCATCCATTgtgattattttgaaatcCAACAGATTTTAATAATTCGGTTGTAACTTGTTCTGCTGTACTCCATGAATCTATTTGGCAAAGTTTTTGATCCCCATTGGCCATATTCAATTCGATAGATGTACCACAATTTTTTGACATTGCTTTCCATTCCAAAAGCGATGGTGGATAAGCTCTACAATTATAttgttcatgatgatcatttataaGCAATAATCGTTGCAAGATTGGACGAATCAAATTCGGTGCATGATCCGATACatatttcaataaatattTATAAAGCAATGCACTTGGTGAAAATGAACTAAGACAATGTATCATCAATGTCCATGCACGATCACATGCATCGGCATTATCATTTTGCCATGTTTGATTACATAGTTGGCAAAGAATTTCATCGCGTAGATTTAAATTGGCCAGACCTTTCTGTACAATATAATCGGCAAAAagtttctctttttttccagataATTCTTGATCATATTGAAATCTTAAAATTAAACTAAATAATGAAAGTGATTCATGGAAATCTTCGTCAGAATTTTTCTGTAAAAATGGCGTTTTAATTGGCTCCTGTTTAGCTGACCATTGTTGTGaacgaaaataaatgtttgtaAATTTggcaaatgaatgatgatcaatatcaCGTGGAATTTTATTCGGTTGTTTCGATGGTATGACCGCTTTTACTTGTTTAATAATATCACCATATTGATGAACACATTTCCATTGTTCAAGATTATCCAATAAATCCTCTAATTCTggatcaaaatttaaatgatttaATGAACCACTATTATTGGTTGAATCGACAAGaccatttgattgttttccaACATTTGATGACAAATTATGTTTAGTAGTAGAAGctttattattttccattatcattcgTTCCATTTCATGTTTATGTTTCAATGTACGAAATTGTTcatattctttttgttgttgtcgggcACGAAACGTTGCTTGCAAACGAACAATACCACGTTTCAGTGTTTGATAATTACGACGTTGACGATATCCGCGATAGGCACGTTGAATGCTGACTGCACCACGTTTCATACTATTATAACGATGTCTAGCTAGATAACCACGAACATATGCTTGAATTTTCGAAACAGCTCTGATCATTATTCTATGTCGTTCTTTTTCCAATATTGTTTCAGTTGATTctttcaaaaatattttcgaaAATCCTAATCGATAACCTTGGCTCCCGGGTATATACTTTTCCATGATTAATCGTGTAATCTCTTTTGATGGTGTACCACGTGGTAATTGACTAGTATTGATAAAACTATGATAACGTGATACGAATTGTGCGTATTTCATTCGTACTGAATAGCCATCTTTGCGAACATTGATCGTTTCTAATAATGCTGATTGTCGTAGTTGagcaaaaacaattttatcatcaaatttcattggTTCACGATCATTATTTGGTCGAATACAACGTATAAACCAAGGATTTGTTTgtgaaacaatttcaaatagattgatcaatgattccTGAAAACGTGCCGAAACAGTTGGTGCACGAGGTTTCATCGTTATAAATCGATTATCGATTCTTTGCGATTGACGGCCATTATCCGTTAATTCACGAGCATAGTAAAAAATCTTGTTCATAATTGGCATCTTGGTCGATTGAAGAGCATCAACAATGTCCACtttcaaaatatttcgaTTCTTTTCAAGAAAACCTTCAATATTATACCAAACTTGTCCttcaaaatgtttgattcCAAATTCTAATGCATTCATTCGTGCACGGCTAtagatttcattcaatgcatgattataatgacaTTTTTCAAGAAATGAATTATCACTAGCTTTTGGGAAATTACTTTCATCTTCTAATAATGGCAATATTCCAATCGGTTTTTTCGATATTAGATTAATAATCAGTTGATTATCTggatattcaatatttttccattccacTTTTTCCTTCATATATTCAGCATGTTCTAATTTGAATATACATTtaatataatgattgaaCATCATTTCATTGGCATAATTAATGCACAATTGTTCGAAGCTATTCTCTTTTAGATTCTCAAAACCAAACATATCTAGTACAGCTATTTTAGGTCGCCGTGAAGATAGGTCACTTTTATAGACAATATGATTGATACGATGAACAAGCCATGTGAATAGGCTCATATAAAGTAGTTTCGATATGGCATCACGAATGTCTAATGCttgatcaatatttaatGGTGTGAGAATAAGTTCGGTTCGTGTTTCGGTGGCTTTTACGGTCAATATTTTAAATATATCTTCGATGGGAATATGAAGCAAATGTGACACCCATTGAATCTCAGCATCACTACCAATCTCTACGCCTTCTTGCCCATGACGAAATTGTTTACGATGAAAATAAACGTTGCCTAAATGAAGAATCGATGCTaatattcgaaaaattaTATCCTGTTCTTCATTGGTAAAACCTAAAACTTGCATAGCACCGatcaaaaaacgaaaatcttCGGCATCATCTTTGCCATCTATTTCAATACAATTGCCTTGATTGAggtaaaaatatttttccgCTGCTTGAAGaccatatttttctttctccatATCGCTTAGACCGGCCAATAATTCAtagaaaatatgaaaattacGTTCATCTTGATTATGTGAAACGATTCGTGATTTCTCATGCAAAAATTCGATTGTACGGGCGCCTCTTATAATGCCATTACtttataacgaaaaaaagagatattatcaatggattctgattgattgtaattaTTATCTAATTATATAATTGACTTACGTGTTAAAATAGATTTCAATGTATTTACAGTAACGActtgcattattattacggcTAGTTTTTGCATTACCAAATGTTTCCAATAATGGTATGGATTCTAAAATCTGTTCGGTTATTATGTTTGATGGTGATTTATTGATGGCAGCAAGATATTGTAACAATAGTTTAGTGTTTTCCGTTTTACCTGAACCGCTTTCACCACTACAACATTTCAACAATGaatggaacaaacaaacaaacaggttagaaaaaataaattaaccCCTTTTTTTCTAAACAAATGTAACAAACCAGATTAATATGCTTTGGCTTTGATTATCTTTCAACAGCTTTTGATAGGCTAAATCAccaattttaaataaatgcctgtataatggaaaaaagtaGATGACAATAACgttaatcaatgaatgaaaaaaaaatggataatgGCACTTACGGTGGTTGTGATAAacgatgttgataataaagttgattatgattttgatattttttcacaatattTAGAccataaatttcaaacattttgtaTGGATTCAATGATACTAGAATATCTCCAATAAATGTCTGTTGTGTCCagcaaaatagaaaaaaaattagtaaacaaaaaaaaatcaatgaaaaaaaaacaaaaaaaaaaaactcacataaattttgtttcgttcATAACGTTTTTTCAGATTCCAAAACAAAGCCGATTCATGTAAATCactggtggaaaaaaaacagaaaaaaaaattgatcacaattattggatttttttttgaaaaatttcacttCAGCCTATAAATtcaaaggagaaaaaaaatgtgtctAAAAATAGAATCGGAACAAGGTTAATCATATCGAATCTTCCGGCATCTAACCAATTTATTCACTAACGTAtacattttgaattcaaatttctttcttttcttgttgttaatcggcagttttttttctattttattttctaccGATTAcctataatcatcaataacaacaacagtaacaaCAAATTAGATATAGActttattgaatatatatatacagagATGGAATTGGTGAATTCGAAATAttaaagaaagagagagagagagagagggacaACGATAATCaccatttattattgatctaTCTatcgatgtgtgtgtgtgtatgatggataaatcaaaatttgattcaataaaaaaaaaataatctacttcacaaaatatatatacatttgttattttggctaaatataatataatggtACGAATGATCATCGAAGATTGTTGTACTACCtcttttcatattttttttcttcttcttcttgttatccatcaattttttttctctgtttcctttggttgatttgattattaggttttttttgtctaaacTAGCCATGTAATATTTTACTgtatgtataaaaaaaatcaaaatcattcagTCGGGTCAGCTTTGCTGTATGTTTATTGATtacaaacgaaataaaaaaaaacggaaaatgaaaaattttccatcattattatccattgaACGGGTGTggataaattattcatttttttctgttttcaacattctttcacattcattatattcaaaagATTATGTTgttgcttgttgttgttttttttttcgaagtTTCACATTTAGTagtatttcaatttaaataaatcCTTCGTATTATGACCATTATACTATATGGGGAATGGATCGGTATTGCATTGAATAACCATAATGGATTATTACAGAGAGAGATTTGTaacttttgtttgttattttgttttaaaaaatctttatctAAGATTCAGAGATTTAAaaatatgattgaaatgtgAATATGAAATTATCCGTTGGTCGGACCACCAATACGAAgattgaattaaaatcaaatatgcAGCAATCGACTTACTTTAAAttaatcatatcatcaatacCATCTTCgccattattttgattattaatattcGGTAGAAAatcatttcgttttcgtATGTTTTGCGGTTGATTTTGTATATTATATTCTTGAgtctagaaaaaaagaaatcattgatcatcaatttttgaattgtttgaaaaacaattaaattgaatttgatcatcatcatcaatatatgagaatataaaaaattaaaaaaaatattacctGATCACCTGGAATCGTACTGTGTACgataattatttgatttgaatctgAACATTCTTGCACGATTCCGGGCATCAATGTTTCATTGCTGCCATCGTCAAACCAAACAGGATCACCCTTTTTTTACGACGAGAAAAGAAttgagaaaattaaaatcaattgatcaattgattattcaatgaattttgtatgtgttttgtttcgatcatcaacatgagtTATTATAATGTACAAAAAAGTCCAGacatttataataaaaaaaaaattcacgacattgaaatcaaaatcgaatcatcaacaagaaacagacacaaacacacagtaGTCGACCTGAAcgaattcatttgaatcgtgatcatcaacaagtataagaaaaaaaaattgtaaaaaaaaattgaacttaaacaaacacacatgaGCGTatcgaaatgaatcaaagacaaaaaaaatgatgatgatcatcatcatcatcatcgaagtACATTTAGTCCattatttgttcatcaacagcaacaacaaaaaaaacattgtgacgaagaatcaaaaaataaccatagaaaaaacaaatatgtAAGTAGTAGACtttaaattgaacaaaattttcatgcgatcatcatcatcatcattcacaatgacaatcaatgaatgaaaaacaaaacaaaacaaaaaaaaaaacgtgaaaaattttgtctatgatgatatgattcaatcataatcaatttgtGTGACTAACAAtacaaatattgatttattatataCCCGgcccatatatatatatttggcCGGTCGATTATATTCCATAGTTATGGTATGCCAAAAACcttaaagatttttttttccacattatatcaatatatatgaataataCAAAAACAGTAGGAGATGGCAGAGAAAAGAGaaatttgaaagaaaaagtgaaaaaaaaataaaaagttttccGTTTAgaaatttggttttttaccaccaccaccaccacacacacataacgTCATTGTAAACTGTTACAGATTATGTCattattcttcttcttctttttcggCTTCTCCATATAACAATCGAAACctgattatttcatcatcatcaatcgatgtgtacaacaacaacaacaacaactgtagaacaatcatcaattcaaatgttgaaaatgaaacggatttttttgtttctgtacAATGATCCACAATTGTGTACCACATAACAGGCAATgacaataaacaataattattcattcacaatgaaTTCGACAATgattcacatacacacacacacacacacacaaacacacagagctaattacaatcaaatctatggtataaaaaaaatgatgatgatgaaaacaagaGAGAAAGTGGGAAAATATttcacaatcaaatgaatttttttttcgtcactttttttcttaatcTAATTCTCAacaattattgttgttgttgttgttgttgttgtttttattttcattttcatgctgttttttttcacattcattataCTAATTTGTggactaaatttttttttctcttgaaaatttgtttcacatgttcattcacacattcattcaattcaattactaccaattgatcatcatcatcatcatcatcatcagcatcatgtCGCGATTTTTATTGCTATATAACCAATTGGacaataatttattcaaacaattggtcatcattgtttttggctaaaattcaattcaatcaatcacattttacataaattaaataaatgttCCATTCTATCAATATACTGGCTGGttccagaaacaaaacaaaacaaaacaaaaaataggATACGCccagagaaaaacaaattgcattccatatgtgtgtgtgtgtgtgtgattgataCACACCCGACACGAtttttcgattgataatTTGGAACTGGAACTGGAACTGGAACAAACGAATAGATGAACATGAGACACACACAAGGCGTTAacgtttgtttgtcatctTAAgtatcatttgatgatgatgatgatgatggcaaaagaagaaaaaaaaattccaaatctGTTTAAGTAaatatgtttcatttttttttaaacagaTGACAATCAGATGATTTCTATCTTTGTCTCCATTTATTCTGATGatctaaatgaaaatgtttttttttttttatttatttattatcattgttgtggttgtggttgttcgagtgaaaaagaaaaaaatattaataattttctatAAATAACCCTTTCTTGACATTCGACTAtttgtttcaacaaaaaaaaaacaacaaaatgaaatgaaatgaaattctctctttttttatcGTCCATTTTTCGTCTTCATCTAAATCGATAATAAcgaatgacaataataatgtattgtgtgtgtgtgtgtgtgtttgtatgtgttgCATTATTCCATTTTATCGTCAGTTAAAAATCTCACTAACCTCTTTCTATATTCTATTCATCTATATTCCTCCctattcatcaacaatatatatGTTATTAAGGGTTGGTGAAAgttcaaaataatgatgacaatgatgatgatgataaaaataacaaaaaaaaaaattgtcaaacatttggttttgtttgtgtgtgaacCTTGTGTGCTAAAATGATCcatctttgttgttggttgtcaACATATATGTTGTCTCACTCATCTCAGACATTGCCGTTTTGTTagtataatgatgattgttgacgagaaaaaaaaattgaaaatttttcgttttcttcaccatcatcatcatcatcatcaccatgaaaaaaacctattttttttgctgttgttgttttctgatTATCAAgatgaacattattattatgtatgtcatcataatcagaATATTGTTCACATTATCAATcagaactttttttttcaacagcaacaaaaaaaaatgacacgcacacacacacacacacacatgacataataaattgaatcaaacaacaacaacaacaacaaaaaagtatTCTGTGTGtaattttgattgtaatgaatgataattctttataaaaataaaacgttTACGagtgcaaaaaaatgatgatgataaatgaatggattagATTTAGATAGTTTGtatcgaaattgaaaatgggaTATAAATGTACGTGATTAGCATGAAAAGAAATGTTAAACTTTTCAAACTTTTCAAACAATTAACaagcaaataaaataaattgcaaaaattaaatgatgatgatgatgatgataaccatgttttttttcaatcaatccagtttgattgattcaaaatcaaatgggGAAATAAACAAGCTCATCATTTCTTTATAGAAACAAGCCAATtaatatccatcatcatcatcatcatcatcatttacattcaaattgattattattcacttttacatttttgaaaaaaagaggcTTCGAATGAAAGCGCGagcat
This is a stretch of genomic DNA from Dermatophagoides farinae isolate YC_2012a chromosome 2, ASM2471394v1, whole genome shotgun sequence. It encodes these proteins:
- the Myo10A gene encoding unconventional myosin 10A; this translates as MPVISAQPLTSAIGPQSTTTATTTTTTTATSPPMTTTATEIDQTSTSSTNADDQMARPSTPKPIESFKIGDPVWFDDGSNETLMPGIVQECSDSNQIIIVHSTIPGDQTQEYNIQNQPQNIRKRNDFLPNINNQNNGEDGIDDMINLNDLHESALFWNLKKRYERNKIYTFIGDILVSLNPYKMFEIYGLNIVKKYQNHNQLYYQHRLSQPPHLFKIGDLAYQKLLKDNQSQSILICGESGSGKTENTKLLLQYLAAINKSPSNIITEQILESIPLLETFGNAKTSRNNNASRYCKYIEIYFNTNGIIRGARTIEFLHEKSRIVSHNQDERNFHIFYELLAGLSDMEKEKYGLQAAEKYFYLNQGNCIEIDGKDDAEDFRFLIGAMQVLGFTNEEQDIIFRILASILHLGNVYFHRKQFRHGQEGVEIGSDAEIQWVSHLLHIPIEDIFKILTVKATETRTELILTPLNIDQALDIRDAISKLLYMSLFTWLVHRINHIVYKSDLSSRRPKIAVLDMFGFENLKENSFEQLCINYANEMMFNHYIKCIFKLEHAEYMKEKVEWKNIEYPDNQLIINLISKKPIGILPLLEDESNFPKASDNSFLEKCHYNHALNEIYSRARMNALEFGIKHFEGQVWYNIEGFLEKNRNILKVDIVDALQSTKMPIMNKIFYYARELTDNGRQSQRIDNRFITMKPRAPTVSARFQESLINLFEIVSQTNPWFIRCIRPNNDREPMKFDDKIVFAQLRQSALLETINVRKDGYSVRMKYAQFVSRYHSFINTSQLPRGTPSKEITRLIMEKYIPGSQGYRLGFSKIFLKESTETILEKERHRIMIRAVSKIQAYVRGYLARHRYNSMKRGAVSIQRAYRGYRQRRNYQTLKRGIVRLQATFRARQQQKEYEQFRTLKHKHEMERMIMENNKASTTKHNLSSNVGKQSNGLVDSTNNSGSLNHLNFDPELEDLLDNLEQWKCVHQYGDIIKQVKAVIPSKQPNKIPRDIDHHSFAKFTNIYFRSQQWSAKQEPIKTPFLQKNSDEDFHESLSLFSLILRFQYDQELSGKKEKLFADYIVQKGLANLNLRDEILCQLCNQTWQNDNADACDRAWTLMIHCLSSFSPSALLYKYLLKYVSDHAPNLIRPILQRLLLINDHHEQYNCRAYPPSLLEWKAMSKNCGTSIELNMANGDQKLCQIDSWSTAEQVTTELLKSVGFQNNHNGWSIDFEDNYGDIYSLNGDDYVLDMVSQMELCPRFPASINYFIGCSGQTRMNGIRNTINPAHNPDLINKFNVREILEQNHENKLPNKRDVPHQQHMFLKSNVQRQLNQKMLRSMSGETLVRTDNDDGTGFGLAVHSKLNERYLKNACSFAAFTHLIEEEPSIEQSDQELKLSEKSRLNQRYISNPNQKSSDSQSNQKKSKELRNNRKNLYTRKGDKQSDKLLKHRSISMQELGLAANSNLNIRYFSRDKLHKTASLTGGSDNEDSDSFHNQPVHHSLMNFTARDNNSSPSSENGKSSRKNLQRQSQTTKDGIEINRSGPLPAHRGKSPHVIRPDSSTTSSSFESDSSSCLNDTESQSCSDNNKENHKRYKKYSQKQSGLSKSQQFLSNSNRYKESADYNNLSIKGISAMSDTSEAPSLASHIRHMGIPSHTSELDQYLDDLFNPVLDAQLDDAMSDARSLAQSIKGGANEIEQHQNSSRMSLTPLDHSQANTIVGSTNNLSNSQLQLNLASLNGQIVDPNILQQQVIQQQMYQMQQRAFLASSLQQNLEIQKQLLQQNQQLQHLLAQTVSSPPTPAINGQDSLMPRSTSMSSLAYPLASLSPIFPIQAQSTTDLSNVSNMMRHDRAKSVATEKPSANVKSSINNDMNKQTNSTSIKILPIPPPPPPPPPPPLSPGTDVFGRAKTVRIGKWRWPPPSEENQQSGSNFIEFKRKKQIEKQCNNGSNGNKNERSGSESTDIQSIRSNTAEPEHSNSNNGSQNNINKAIVNNNKNLIAGKSSSQNNNNNSSNNLNENKLNTKVTSEQHYGHKELVTRKYSDNNQQQQVPGSIGKLRISVEMRAKLEQLTIDQSVRSSRKDGKKGVIQSQSMDDLANMNSVKKLSEQRKALLERQLMGSLRNGPQPSFMETTSTPNIKQSVDNIVGMHAVVDPHTHQPSTPSSQHLQQAPDNVSLVSSNYEPSNVKKFIKNHQNPHQSQHQLLRKSGSREFRERREELGPFNRFSAGSQQSSNPSSSVDRPMFTPDRYFKDDFHSGEDGVGGRHSSTSTDRHSYSHHQHHLSPKRNSSMPPPPPPSSSDTPSFGDHLANGHHHSSASSLISSGKKHRIPGGFSYTAMDTPDGDVGQSPMKSLEKNNNFDSSTLSRDDHHEKQIKTKLYLKNEINFYAYSKCKFRLKMRKEMFTPSETIENPILLDLIFWQIVQDVYLPNCIRLNDEESQQLQKLLKSEGIHSYNPNVYSAKPQFKRIVIERTKEFPGYFCRLYSVNGGKTLPQVDYLGVTHAAVYLFKREKNSNSKHDYLSVVEKFSYEDIQEILIPNNCTLQIFLNNTDQWITLYSNKAIQIRNLLEKFIHEYQQTNVEFVRAIKDCHNQEPSMLSFKKDTIIRVVRNKHLQLAKGWAFGVLEFGESGLFQLSNVIPLTQQQIQTYQLSRNHHQQQYHQMDEDSLRNNVNNRLSSLDSTTVNGHHLNGHHHYNGSKEDGHSSMNTTSTTNGSHNNNNHHHNELNSLWIESRADQFADENGGTIKNGDSTPNTGTMSLNGDTNGNFSLLQFALFNFRESLNKYDLRGHLKDNNNSIRGSIKLIENLKSKRSSKIKSKNNTDSTNDWTWSEFANLVKYSKTSIQSSLLMLPPELNKVSVECFSAIMRYMGDLPMLKNQNEVDCVYTILLNCHRYPQIRDEVYCQLMKQTTSNKSPKLDSCQRGWRLFSIITAYFDCSETLRPYLFKYLETAAYDKRRAFHVTANITLKNLKKTFKFGGRKNVPSIEEIAAISAGRTSKRQMYRLPGGTERILSTSCTTVVNDIIEEICLMLNVTNSLEMEEFSLYCIIEGDPFTMPLNKDEYILDVTTELLKNGQLFYLIFCRSVWYYPLRLDSHLYIEVVFNQVAPDYLEGLLIQIHGEKLSDDIMQQIARIASLLHRAAELEQMPTKDEIKYLLPKPVLALRAIKPMQWVEMVQNHWNDMSALSPIEAKAQCLDILQKWPLFGSCFFAVKRIQNDFHTHLDHILALNKDGVHFLDMATHEKVWRHPFSEVISTRKVRSEDGTLYLDMKCGNLMVQKITRIQTDQAHEISRLISQYIEIEQHFKSGRSSSQQINGNQEDKSLSDQST